The Lacrimispora xylanolytica genome has a segment encoding these proteins:
- a CDS encoding alpha-galactosidase, translating to MSIIYHEEAREFHLCNGSFSYIMQVMGNGQLGNLYYGKRIADRESFSYLFETGERPHAAISCSHPVDLCLEYTKQEYPAYGTGDYRYGACVIKQENGSRTIGFTYQSHSIVKGKPSILPLPSTYVEDEEEAETLSIKLHDEVMDTDLILTYTIYKELPVLTRSARFEHHGQEEISLTTAMSGAVDLPDSNYEMIQLSGAWSRERYVRRRPLEQGIQAVYSMRGISSAEHNPFLALARKETTEWSGEVYGFSLVYSGSFLAQAEVCSHETTRVLMGIHPDTFEWPLKTGESFQTPELVMVYSTEGLSHMSQVYHKLYRTRLARGCWRDRERPVLLNNWEATYMDFNEEKILSIAKKAKETGVELFVLDDGWFGERNDDDRSLGDWFVNKEKLPGGIKGLSEKIEELGLRFGLWIEPEMVNKNSRFYEAHPDWIISTPGRYETPSRRQHVLDFSRPEVINAVYTMLKDVIGNAKISYIKWDMNRYLTECFSRGADHKSQGMVMHKYILGVYDLYTRLIKDFPEILFESCASGGARFDPGMLYFAPQAWCSDNTDAIDRLKIQYGTTFVYPISSIGAHISAVPNHQIHRVTDLKTRGHAALFGAFGYELDLNSLTPDEIETVKEQIAFYKQNRKLLHQGTFYRLKSPFEGNDTAWMVVSEDKERAIVSYYQVLNPANAGWLRLKLNGLSEETAYKVTLWDQEEIFYGSQLMYAGIPIDRVRFSKETGDFASLMIMIEKAGR from the coding sequence ATGTCAATCATTTACCACGAAGAAGCCAGAGAGTTTCACCTTTGCAACGGATCTTTCAGCTATATCATGCAGGTTATGGGAAATGGCCAGCTGGGAAACTTATACTATGGAAAACGCATTGCAGACAGGGAATCATTCTCCTATCTCTTTGAAACTGGGGAGCGTCCCCATGCAGCCATCAGCTGTTCCCATCCGGTGGATTTATGCCTTGAGTATACAAAGCAGGAATATCCGGCCTATGGAACGGGAGATTACCGGTACGGCGCGTGTGTCATAAAGCAGGAAAATGGCAGCCGGACCATTGGATTTACGTATCAGTCCCACTCTATTGTGAAAGGAAAGCCTTCCATATTACCCCTTCCCTCTACTTATGTGGAGGATGAGGAGGAAGCAGAAACCTTAAGCATCAAGCTTCATGATGAGGTCATGGATACAGATCTTATCCTGACCTATACCATTTATAAGGAACTTCCGGTCCTTACAAGAAGCGCCAGATTTGAGCATCACGGGCAGGAGGAAATCTCCCTTACCACTGCCATGAGCGGTGCCGTTGATTTACCTGACAGCAATTACGAGATGATTCAGTTATCCGGTGCATGGTCCAGAGAGCGGTATGTGAGAAGGCGTCCCCTGGAGCAGGGAATTCAGGCTGTGTACAGTATGAGAGGCATCAGCAGTGCCGAGCACAATCCGTTCCTTGCCCTTGCCAGAAAAGAAACCACAGAGTGGAGCGGAGAAGTTTACGGCTTCAGTCTGGTATACAGCGGCAGCTTCCTGGCACAGGCAGAGGTCTGTTCACATGAAACCACAAGAGTGCTCATGGGAATTCATCCGGATACCTTTGAATGGCCCTTAAAGACAGGAGAATCATTCCAGACACCAGAGCTTGTTATGGTGTATTCTACAGAGGGGCTCTCCCATATGAGCCAGGTCTACCATAAGCTTTACCGGACACGTCTGGCAAGAGGCTGCTGGAGAGACCGGGAGCGTCCTGTTTTACTAAACAACTGGGAAGCTACCTACATGGATTTTAATGAAGAAAAGATCTTATCCATTGCAAAGAAGGCGAAGGAAACCGGAGTGGAGCTGTTTGTCCTTGATGATGGCTGGTTTGGGGAGCGCAATGACGATGACAGAAGTCTGGGTGACTGGTTCGTCAATAAAGAGAAGCTTCCAGGCGGAATTAAAGGTCTGTCCGAAAAGATTGAAGAGTTGGGCTTGCGCTTTGGCCTTTGGATCGAGCCGGAGATGGTCAATAAAAACAGCCGTTTTTATGAAGCCCATCCCGATTGGATCATATCCACGCCGGGGCGGTATGAGACTCCAAGCAGACGTCAGCACGTTCTTGATTTTTCAAGGCCAGAGGTCATTAATGCAGTTTATACCATGTTAAAGGATGTCATAGGCAATGCAAAGATTTCCTATATCAAATGGGATATGAACCGGTATCTGACCGAGTGCTTTTCCAGGGGCGCTGACCATAAGAGTCAGGGAATGGTCATGCATAAATACATTCTTGGTGTTTATGATTTATACACAAGGCTTATTAAGGACTTCCCAGAAATTCTCTTTGAGTCCTGTGCAAGCGGTGGTGCCAGATTTGATCCGGGAATGCTTTATTTTGCACCGCAGGCATGGTGCAGTGACAATACGGATGCCATAGACCGCTTAAAGATTCAGTACGGAACCACCTTTGTTTATCCCATTTCAAGCATAGGGGCCCATATTTCCGCGGTGCCGAACCATCAGATTCACCGCGTCACGGATTTAAAGACGAGAGGCCATGCAGCCCTTTTTGGAGCCTTTGGATACGAGCTTGACTTAAATAGCCTGACCCCGGATGAAATTGAGACGGTAAAGGAGCAGATTGCATTCTACAAGCAAAACAGAAAGCTTCTCCACCAGGGAACCTTCTACCGGTTAAAGAGCCCATTTGAAGGAAATGATACTGCCTGGATGGTGGTTTCGGAAGATAAGGAGCGTGCCATCGTATCCTATTATCAGGTGTTAAATCCCGCCAATGCAGGCTGGCTCAGATTAAAGCTTAATGGACTTTCCGAGGAGACAGCATATAAAGTTACTCTATGGGATCAGGAAGAAATTTTCTATGGAAGCCAGCTGATGTATGCAGGGATCCCTATTGACAGAGTCCGGTTCTCAAAGGAGACCGGAGATTTTGCCTCTCTTATGATTATGATTGAAAAAGCAGGAAGATAG